The Lacrimispora xylanolytica genome has a segment encoding these proteins:
- a CDS encoding energy-coupling factor ABC transporter ATP-binding protein, which translates to MIEIKDLFYSYGDSVALNDINLVIRPGEAVALMGANGCGKSTLLKLINGLISPDQGSYTFNGVEITEKKLQDVKFSKLFHQKIGFVFQNSDTQLFSSSVYDEVAFGPRQMGMSESEVDKRVNDCLCLLSIQSLKNRIPYQLSGGEKRKVAIACVMSLNPDVLVLDEPMNGLDPKTQRWLVEFLNHLNKAGKTLITSTHNLELIHEISNRAVLFDEAHTIAADLPSERLLENVELLKKVNLI; encoded by the coding sequence ATGATTGAGATTAAGGATCTGTTTTATTCCTATGGGGATTCTGTCGCATTAAATGATATAAATCTTGTAATAAGACCAGGTGAAGCCGTTGCGCTGATGGGGGCTAATGGATGTGGTAAATCCACATTGCTGAAACTGATTAACGGACTTATTTCACCAGACCAAGGCTCTTATACATTTAATGGAGTGGAGATAACGGAGAAAAAGCTGCAGGATGTAAAGTTCTCTAAACTCTTTCATCAAAAAATTGGTTTTGTATTTCAAAATTCTGATACACAGTTGTTTTCTTCCAGCGTCTATGATGAGGTGGCCTTTGGACCAAGACAGATGGGAATGAGCGAATCAGAAGTTGATAAGAGGGTAAATGACTGCCTTTGCCTGTTAAGCATACAGAGTCTAAAGAATAGAATTCCATATCAATTAAGTGGTGGAGAAAAACGTAAGGTCGCCATTGCATGTGTGATGTCTCTGAATCCAGATGTTCTGGTACTTGATGAGCCAATGAACGGACTTGATCCAAAAACGCAAAGATGGCTTGTGGAATTTTTAAATCATCTGAACAAGGCAGGTAAGACCTTAATCACGTCGACACATAATCTTGAACTAATACATGAAATATCAAACAGAGCCGTTCTTTTTGATGAGGCGCATACGATTGCAGCAGATCTTCCTTCTGAGAGACTTTTGGAAAACGTGGAATTATTAAAAAAGGTAAATTTGATATGA
- a CDS encoding nitroreductase family protein: protein MNEIIQSIITRRSVRAFEEKQIPDEALHDILEAAKFAPSGMGKQAWHFAAVQNKEKIQELITATKEVMKNSPIEHFRTIGNNPEFNPFYAAPTIIITAYEKDSATGVSDCAVALENIFLAAHSMEIGSCWIHILAFAGNDPKVRSILTEFGIPENYEISGTAALGFSSKEAPKAAPRKEGTVSIYK, encoded by the coding sequence ATGAATGAAATAATCCAGTCCATAATAACAAGAAGAAGCGTAAGAGCTTTTGAGGAAAAACAGATTCCAGATGAAGCACTCCATGATATTCTGGAAGCTGCAAAGTTTGCACCCAGCGGAATGGGAAAGCAAGCATGGCATTTTGCAGCGGTGCAGAATAAGGAGAAGATTCAGGAACTGATTACTGCTACGAAAGAGGTGATGAAGAATTCACCCATTGAACATTTTAGAACGATTGGAAATAACCCGGAATTCAATCCCTTTTATGCGGCACCTACAATTATCATTACAGCCTATGAAAAAGATTCTGCTACTGGGGTCTCAGATTGTGCGGTGGCTCTGGAGAACATATTCCTGGCGGCTCATTCTATGGAGATTGGCTCCTGCTGGATTCATATTTTAGCATTTGCTGGAAATGATCCTAAGGTGAGAAGTATTCTTACTGAGTTTGGAATACCGGAAAATTATGAGATTTCAGGTACAGCGGCCTTAGGCTTTAGCAGCAAGGAAGCACCAAAGGCGGCTCCAAGAAAAGAAGGAACGGTTTCTATTTACAAATAA